Proteins encoded in a region of the Antedon mediterranea chromosome 2, ecAntMedi1.1, whole genome shotgun sequence genome:
- the LOC140040432 gene encoding UMP-CMP kinase 2, mitochondrial-like — MANNMNEYGQDEVDWLNCISAIETSRGTVFFCDRDLLPLRQDLQVVGQFGKTKSGQLMRGVVMYSITAYNPMNKRIEVVENVRRNEFLMEELHAKLPGCEILNNYSFFPNCPKHFERGFTIVLPLDYPVSNHDGIVCELAVKYHQAAYFRSVIHNNGDVEQKLILMIDNKPKEVDEELMVIERINYHPAFMHHTNHSVFHDYRIALDVLSRWRSCAAVDELLSIMSSRAKHELAIVRNNKDLHPIIAIEGPKLRGIGAVCRRLSSSLGTVYLNSIPVCVQHLKKSFDAQPQLIRGAFHAVSNYILGLELSTKAKNSPVFVDRYWNSTVAHCIVNEVGDGIGNLPPKNHMVYDWPTHLPEPTSVVLVSCKKKLRQMKNSGPKRGKTTYENMVFETFRRMRNESWIEIDFAKQQCTNTTDVVSHIIDKLQEKNLFSIKLPTSLCPSTVLHPEIPHDTIAFETSLPAKHLQVTYDGMQHFAFLSCSCPSIPS, encoded by the exons ATGGCTAATAATATGAATGAATATGGTCAAGATGAAGTGGACTGGCTTAACTGTATATCTGCCATCGAGACAAGTCGCGGAACAGTTTTCTTCTGCGATCGCGACCTCTTGCCTTTGCGGCAGGATCTTCAAGTTGTCGGTCAATTTGGTAAGACTAAGAGTGGACAGTTGATGCGTGGCGTTGTAATGTATTCAATAACAGCATACAATCCTATGAATAAAAGAATTGAAGTTGTCGAAAATGTTAGACGTAACGAATTTTTAATGGAGGAGTTACACGCCAAACTTCCAGGTTGTGAGATTCTaaacaattattcattttttccaAACTGTCCGAAACATTTTGAGAGAGGATTCACGATCGTTTTACCCTTGGATTATCCAGTTAGTAACCATGATGGAATTGTCTGTGAGTTGGCGGTCAAGTACCATCAAGCCGCCTACTTTCGCAGTGTGATACACAATAATGGGGATGTTGAACAGAAATTGAtattaatgattgataataaaccAAAAGAAGTGGATGAAGAACTGATGGTCATTGAGAGAATTAACTACCACCCTGCGTTTATGCACCATACAAACCATTCCGTGTTTCATGATTATAGGATTGCTCTCGACGTCTTGTCCCGT tGGCGATCTTGTGCCGCAGTGGATGAGTTGCTCTCCATCATGTCATCTCGTGCCAAGCACGAATTAGCGATTGTTCGCAACAACAAAGATCTCCACCCTATTATTGCAATAGAAGGCCCCAAATTAAGAG GAATAGGTGCAGTGTGCAGGCGGTTGAGTTCTTCATTAGGGACAGTGTATTTGAATTCGATTCCTGTTTGTGTACAACACCTTAAGAAATCGTTCGACGCCCAACCTCAGTTGATTCGTGGTGCATTCCATGCTGTCAGTAATTACATATTGGGGCTGGAGCTTTCTACAAAAGCAAAGAATTCACCTGTTTTTGTAGATAG GTACTGGAACAGCACTGTTGCACATTGTATTGTTAATGAAGTTGGAGATGGAATTGGAAACTTACCACCTAAGAACCACATGGTGTATGACTGGCCAACTCATCTACCGGAACCTACTTCGGTTGTTCTTGTGAGCTGCAAGAAGAAACTAAGACAAATGAAGAATAGTGGTCCCAAGAGAGGAAAAACTACGTATGAAAATAT GGTTTTTGAAACTTTTCGGCGAATGAGAAACGAGTCTTGGATTGAAATCGACTTTGCTAAACAACAATGTACGAATACTACCGACGTAGTCTCACACATTATCGATAAACTCCAAGAAAAAAACTTGTTCTCTATTAAATTGCCAACATCACTCTGCCCTAGCACTGTGCTTCATCCAGAAATACCCCATGATACCATTGCTTTTGAGACATCCTTACCAGCAAAACATCTACAAGTAACATACGATGGAATGCAACATTTTGCATTTCTAAGCTGCTCGTGCCCAAGTATCCCGTCATAA
- the LOC140040431 gene encoding calpain-9-like gives MIMIKDQDYKELKRECLKTGTLFEDKEFPAVEESLFYSKSQPKPFQWKRPSEIVPNPEFIAEGASRFDIVQGMLGDCWLLSAVSSLCTNQSLFQKVCLVDQNFKVDYAGIFHFRFWQFGEWIDVVVDDRLPTYNGKLVFLHSENNNEFWSALMEKAYAKLCGSYESLKGGQTSEAMTDFTGGIVETFKLSKAPKDLFKIMQEGFARCSLMGCSIDAKPNEIESKLDNGLIKGHAYAITGVSKINAKTGSGQLDVSLVRIRNPYGNESEWTGAWSDKSAEWSLVTTEEKKQLGLDFSDDGEFWMSFDDFTKKFSKLEMCSLSPEITEPSTRSYEMSLIQHSWVKGSTAGGCRNFPDTFHTNPQFRVKLEEDDDDEEECTLVVCLMQKNFRRLKSKGDKNLTIGFSIYEIDDEFKQFEKLPKDFFLYHQTTARSYQFINSREICDRFKLPKGEYCIIPSTFKPNEVGEYLLRIFSLKKFNASEMDQQTGVIVTTKQQKTDEELEQEQAMKSKFETVYNDIAGKDELIDPFELQECLTSAFKTVLDSSKFSLGTCRSIVALRSNVGMLDFDEFFSVWMELKELLDIFKKYDKDDSENVNVVELQPALEEVGFRLSTRLVSAMVVRFGPKTIGIDDFIQCVIKLRHLNETFQKHSANGKESTFKLDEFINETML, from the exons ATGATCATGATCAAAGACCAAGATTACAAAGAACTAAAAAGGGAATGTCTGAAAACCGGGACCTTATTTGAAGACAAAGAATTCCCAGCAGTCGAAGAAAGTTTATTTTATAGTAAAAGCCAACCAAAACCATTTCAATGGAAGCGACCGAGT GAAATTGTTCCAAATCCTGAATTTATTGCCGAAGGAGCAAGTCGATTTGACATTGTCCAGGGAATGCTTG GTGATTGCTGGTTGTTGTCGGCTGTTTCGTCCCTGTGTACCAATCAATCTCTTTTTCAGAAGGTCTGTCTAGTTGATCAAAATTTTAAAGTAGACTATGCCGGGATTTTCCACTTTCGTTTCTGGCAATTTGGCGAGTGGATCGATGTAGTTGTAGATGACCGTCTACCAACTTACAATGGAAAACTAGTATTTCTCCATTCAGAAAATAACAATGAATTTTGGAGCGCTCTTATGGAGAAGGCTTATGCAAA ACTATGTGGCTCATATGAATCATTAAAAGGAGGTCAAACCTCGGAAGCAATGACTGACTTTACTGGAGGTATTGTAGAAACTTTTAAACTTTCGAAGGCTCCCAAGGATTTGTTTAAGATAATGCAGGAAGGATTTGCTAGATGCTCTCTGATGGGATGTAGCATTGATGCTAAACCTAATGAAATAGAGTCTAAATTGGATAATGGGCTCATCAAGGGACACGCCTATGCAATTACAGGTGTAAGTAAG ATCAATGCTAAAACAGGCTCTGGTCAGTTAGACGTCAGTCTTGTCAGGATCCGCAATCCCTATGGAAATGAAAGTGAATGGACAGGTGCCTGGAGCGATAA ATCCGCCGAGTGGTCGTTGGTAACTACGGAGGAAAAGAAACAACTTGGTCTGGATTTTTCAGATGATGGGGAATTCTG GATGTCGTTTGACGATTTCACCAAAAAATTCTCCAAACTCGAAATGTGTAGCCTTTCACCGGAAATCACAGAACCAAGCACGAGGTCTTATGAAATGAGTCTTATCCAACACAGCTGGGTGAAGGGTTCTACCGCTGGAGGATGCAGGAATTTCCCAG acacttttcacacaaacccTCAATTTCGAGTGAAATTGGAGGAAGATGATGACGATGAAGAAGAATGTACATTAGTTGTTTGTTTGATGCAGAAAAATTTTCGCAGACTTAAGAGCAAGGGAGACAAGAACCTGACCATTGGATTTTCCATCTACGAG ATAGACGACGAGTTCAAACAGTTTGAAAAGTTGCCAAAAGACTTCTTTCTGTATCACCAAACAACTGCTCGTTCATATCAGTTCATAAATTCAAGAGAGATCTGTGATCGATTCAAACTGCCAAAAGGAGAATATTGCATTATACCTTCAACTTTCAAGCCAAACGAAGTAGGAGAATATCTTTTGAGAATCTTCTCTTTGAAGAAATTTAATGCTAG CGAGATGGATCAACAAACCGGTGTCATCGTGACTACGAAACag CAAAAGACGGATGAAGAGTTAGAACAAGAACAGGCTATGAAGAGTAAATTTGAAACAGTTTACAACGATATTGCTGGAAAAGAT gAATTAATTGATCCTTTTGAACTTCAAGAATGTTTGACTTCTGCTTTCAAAACGG ttctAGATTCATCCAAGTTTAGCCTGGGAACTTGCAGAAGCATAGTGGCGCTCAGAAGT AACGTGGGTATGCTGGACTTCGACGAATTCTTCTCTGTGTGGATGGAATTAAAGGAATTGTtg GATATCTTCAAAAAGTATGATAAAGATGACAGTGAAAATGTCAATGTAGTAGAATTACAACCAGCTCTTGAAGAAGTTG gatttCGTCTGAGCACCCGTTTAGTCAGTGCGATGGTTGTTAGATTCGGTCCAAAAACCATAGGTATTGATGACTTTATTCAATGCGTAATAAAGCTCAGGCATTTGAATG AAACATTCCAGAAGCATTCAGCAAATGGCAAAGAATCAACATTTAAATTGGACGAG TTTATCAACGAGACCATGCTTTGA